The following are encoded together in the Streptomyces rapamycinicus NRRL 5491 genome:
- a CDS encoding glycerol-3-phosphate responsive antiterminator has translation MAPRPFPSGAALAPRLASDFAEVPVVASVIGTQPLRQFLTAPAKVCILASFTVGQLPKVVPALVRAGKTVFVNVDSSPGLAQDRGALEFIKNMGAHGVVSTRLSLIEKGRPLGLLTMMKVFVTDRSNLPRSTDAISRGAPDLVEIMPAPIIAWMSERAQRAMSPSVAAGFVETPADVALALALGSAAAATSDPRLWHLRRDQLPPVPPTALKRPA, from the coding sequence ATGGCCCCCCGCCCGTTCCCGTCCGGTGCCGCGCTCGCGCCCCGGCTCGCCTCGGACTTCGCCGAGGTGCCGGTCGTCGCGTCGGTGATCGGCACCCAGCCGCTGCGGCAGTTCCTGACCGCACCGGCCAAGGTGTGCATCCTCGCGTCGTTCACCGTGGGGCAGCTGCCCAAGGTGGTGCCGGCGCTGGTCCGGGCGGGGAAGACCGTGTTCGTGAACGTGGACAGCAGTCCCGGTCTGGCCCAGGACCGGGGCGCGCTGGAGTTCATCAAGAACATGGGCGCGCACGGCGTGGTCAGCACCCGGCTCTCCCTCATAGAGAAGGGCCGTCCGCTGGGCCTGCTGACGATGATGAAGGTGTTCGTCACCGACCGGTCCAATCTGCCCCGCTCCACGGACGCGATCTCGCGCGGGGCACCGGACCTGGTGGAGATCATGCCCGCCCCGATCATCGCCTGGATGAGCGAGCGGGCACAGCGCGCGATGTCCCCGTCGGTCGCCGCCGGATTCGTGGAGACCCCCGCGGACGTGGCGCTCGCGCTGGCCCTCGGATCGGCCGCGGCCGCCACGTCCGACCCCCGCCTCTGGCACCTGCGCCGGGACCAGCTGCCACCGGTCCCGCCCACCGCGCTGAAGAGGCCCGCGTGA
- a CDS encoding alpha/beta fold hydrolase, producing MTSASPNRAPRTARRAASAVLALVLTTGAAACAPQGPDVPSYASATHDDPEFNRAFGHKFATVDGVRMHYVKGGKGSPVVLLHGWPQTWYGWWPIMPELAEHHTVYAIDLPGLGDSSGSPTGYDKATLARYVHTLVAGKLGMRHARVVGHDLGAAVAFQYAARFPADTERLGYLDLPLPGPAMDARTYRSLSWHIAFHSQRRVPEAVVADDVREYLALFYPQVAFGGTAFGGTSTRSPFTDAEITEYARTYGRPGALSGGFDLYRSLDKDVRDTTAAAPVNTPTLLMTAQGQLAPVRATVTPRMSNIVRAVDVPKAGHWLVEENPAFVTTELLRFLD from the coding sequence ATGACATCCGCGTCACCGAACCGCGCACCGCGCACGGCCCGACGGGCGGCATCCGCCGTCCTGGCCCTCGTCCTGACCACCGGCGCGGCCGCCTGCGCCCCGCAAGGCCCCGACGTCCCCTCCTACGCCTCCGCCACACACGACGACCCGGAGTTCAACCGCGCCTTTGGCCATAAGTTCGCCACCGTCGACGGCGTGCGGATGCACTACGTGAAGGGCGGCAAAGGCTCCCCGGTCGTCCTGCTCCACGGCTGGCCGCAGACCTGGTACGGCTGGTGGCCGATCATGCCGGAGCTGGCCGAACACCACACCGTCTACGCCATCGACCTCCCGGGGCTCGGCGACAGCAGCGGCTCACCGACCGGCTACGACAAGGCCACCCTGGCCCGCTATGTGCACACCCTCGTCGCCGGGAAGCTCGGCATGCGACACGCCCGGGTCGTCGGCCACGACCTCGGCGCCGCGGTGGCCTTCCAGTACGCCGCCCGGTTCCCCGCGGACACCGAGCGCCTCGGCTACCTCGACCTGCCGCTGCCCGGACCCGCCATGGACGCGCGCACCTACCGCTCCCTGAGCTGGCACATCGCCTTCCACTCCCAGCGCCGCGTCCCCGAGGCCGTCGTCGCGGACGACGTCCGTGAGTATCTGGCGCTGTTCTATCCGCAGGTCGCCTTCGGCGGCACGGCGTTCGGCGGCACCTCCACCCGATCGCCCTTCACCGACGCCGAGATCACGGAGTACGCCCGCACCTACGGCCGCCCCGGCGCCCTGTCCGGCGGCTTCGACCTCTACCGCTCCCTCGACAAGGACGTCCGCGACACCACGGCGGCGGCCCCGGTGAACACCCCCACCCTCCTCATGACGGCCCAGGGCCAACTCGCCCCCGTCCGCGCCACCGTGACCCCCCGCATGAGCAACATCGTGCGCGCGGTGGACGTACCGAAGGCGGGCCACTGGCTCGTCGAGGAGAACCCCGCGTTCGTCACCACCGAACTGCTCCGCTTCCTCGACTGA
- a CDS encoding FAD-binding oxidoreductase, whose amino-acid sequence MISRQTITHPFNRGDYTVGAPSFARWARNTPIGEGEAALQTNPVEVPESVVEALRDAAHAVHTSRHEVVIRTRDWWAGSMIGETEGRPATPNAVIVEAADADQVAAVLRVCHQAGIPVTPAAGRSNVTGAALPVFGGVVLDVCGLNRITGFDAESNIVDVQAGMFGDLFEKQLQEEYGVTTGHWPSAFAVSTVGGWIACRGAGQLSTRYGKIEDMVVGVDVVHADGTRATYGDYARAAVGPDLRQLFIGSEGTLGVIVSARLRVHPLPEYASAAAYGFTTFAEGLDACRKIMQRGATPAVLRLYDALESGTHFGHPETNLLLIADEGDPAVVDASIKVAKEVCGSYGPELDSDVVFERWLDERMLVGKSADGFKPGPGFVADTLEMAASWADLPVIYDEVVAAIQTVDGTLAASAHQSHAYTDGACVYFSLRGDVAPESRREWYRSVWDAANAVLIKHAAALSHHHGCGLLRGPYLEESLGAGFATFVAVKKALDPAGILNPGKLGLPSRFGTSPLD is encoded by the coding sequence ATGATCAGCCGCCAGACCATCACCCACCCGTTCAACCGGGGCGACTACACCGTCGGCGCCCCCAGCTTCGCCAGGTGGGCGCGGAACACCCCGATCGGGGAGGGCGAGGCCGCCCTCCAGACGAATCCGGTCGAGGTCCCCGAGAGCGTGGTCGAGGCGCTGCGCGACGCCGCGCACGCGGTCCACACCTCCCGCCACGAGGTCGTCATCCGGACCCGTGACTGGTGGGCCGGGTCGATGATCGGCGAGACCGAGGGCCGTCCCGCCACCCCGAACGCCGTGATCGTCGAGGCCGCCGACGCCGACCAGGTCGCGGCCGTGCTGCGCGTCTGCCACCAGGCAGGCATCCCGGTCACCCCCGCCGCGGGCCGCTCCAACGTCACAGGCGCGGCGCTGCCCGTCTTCGGCGGCGTCGTCCTGGACGTCTGCGGGCTGAACCGGATCACCGGCTTCGACGCCGAGTCGAACATCGTGGACGTCCAGGCCGGAATGTTCGGGGACCTCTTCGAGAAGCAACTGCAGGAGGAGTACGGCGTCACCACTGGCCACTGGCCGTCCGCGTTCGCCGTCTCCACCGTCGGCGGCTGGATCGCCTGCCGCGGCGCCGGTCAGCTCTCCACCCGTTACGGCAAGATCGAGGACATGGTCGTCGGCGTCGACGTCGTGCACGCGGACGGTACGCGTGCCACGTACGGCGACTACGCCCGCGCCGCGGTCGGCCCGGACCTGCGCCAGCTGTTCATCGGCTCCGAGGGCACCCTCGGCGTCATCGTCTCGGCCCGGCTGCGGGTCCACCCGCTGCCGGAGTACGCGAGCGCCGCCGCGTACGGCTTCACGACCTTCGCGGAGGGCCTGGACGCCTGCCGCAAGATCATGCAGCGTGGCGCCACCCCGGCCGTCCTGCGCCTGTACGACGCGCTGGAGTCCGGCACCCACTTCGGCCACCCGGAGACCAACCTCCTGCTCATCGCCGACGAGGGTGACCCGGCCGTCGTCGACGCCTCGATCAAGGTGGCGAAGGAGGTCTGCGGGAGTTACGGCCCCGAACTGGACAGCGATGTGGTCTTCGAGCGCTGGCTGGACGAGCGGATGCTGGTCGGCAAGTCCGCCGACGGCTTCAAGCCGGGTCCTGGCTTCGTCGCCGACACCCTGGAGATGGCCGCGTCCTGGGCCGACCTCCCGGTGATCTATGACGAGGTGGTCGCCGCGATCCAGACGGTGGACGGCACCCTGGCCGCCTCGGCCCACCAGTCCCACGCGTACACCGACGGCGCCTGCGTCTACTTCTCGCTGCGTGGCGATGTGGCGCCCGAGTCGCGCCGCGAGTGGTACCGCTCGGTGTGGGACGCGGCCAACGCCGTACTGATCAAGCATGCGGCGGCGCTCAGCCACCACCATGGCTGCGGTCTGCTGCGCGGCCCCTACCTGGAGGAATCCCTCGGGGCGGGCTTCGCGACGTTCGTCGCGGTGAAGAAGGCCCTCGACCCGGCGGGCATTCTCAACCCTGGCAAACTGGGCCTTCCCAGCCGCTTTGGCACGTCCCCGCTGGACTGA
- a CDS encoding glycerol-3-phosphate dehydrogenase/oxidase — translation MITMPARKPRRSAAATRRTPLLLDRAALKRRLADDTYDVLVIGGGITGAYAVLDAASRGLRAALIEKDDFASGTSSKSSKMVHGGLRYIEQGNVNLVRHSLLERHRFRKNAPHLVHRLPFLFPVLEKEGVFDARLAKGFEGLLWTYDLVGGWRIGKLHQRLTVPEVLAQAPTLRAENLKGGLMYFDARTDDARLVLTIVRTAAALGATILNGAKAEGLLTQRDKVAGARVTADGDTFDIRSRAVVNATGVWTDELDGQADDGHQPRVRPAKGVHIVVPWDKVRINCTVTVPVPGRTRRATCTRWGNSVVLGTTDEDYQGPPDDVHCTREEMNFLLEGANTAFEGKLTADDVVGSIGGLRPLVGGKEGATLDMRRDHHITVGRTGMVTVTGGKLTTSRHMGELVIDKVMTVLGRRGKSRTAHLPLLGGAGYDAEAVAASGGLAAHLGERFGTEARFVGDLIQDDPALAEPIVAGLPYTKAEVVYAARAELARSVDDVLSRRMRARLFARDASADAAEAVGAILGRELNLTEAEAERSVAEYLAAVRHEKSVLLEGAAA, via the coding sequence GTGATCACCATGCCCGCCCGGAAACCGCGGCGCAGCGCCGCGGCGACCCGCCGAACGCCACTGCTGCTCGACCGGGCAGCCCTCAAGCGCCGGCTGGCCGACGACACGTATGACGTGCTCGTCATCGGCGGCGGCATCACCGGGGCGTACGCCGTGCTCGACGCCGCCTCGCGCGGGCTGCGCGCGGCGCTGATCGAGAAGGACGACTTCGCCTCCGGCACCTCGTCGAAGTCCTCGAAGATGGTGCACGGCGGTCTGCGCTATATCGAGCAGGGCAACGTCAATCTGGTCCGCCACTCGCTCCTGGAGCGACACCGCTTCCGGAAGAACGCCCCGCACCTGGTGCACCGGCTGCCGTTCCTCTTCCCGGTCCTGGAGAAGGAGGGTGTCTTCGACGCCCGCCTCGCCAAGGGCTTCGAGGGTCTGCTGTGGACGTACGACCTGGTCGGCGGCTGGCGGATCGGCAAACTCCACCAGCGGCTCACGGTTCCCGAGGTGCTCGCGCAGGCGCCGACGCTGCGCGCCGAGAACCTCAAGGGCGGGCTGATGTACTTCGACGCCCGCACCGACGACGCCCGGCTCGTCCTCACCATCGTCCGCACCGCCGCCGCGCTCGGCGCGACGATCCTCAACGGTGCCAAGGCCGAGGGTCTGCTGACGCAGCGGGACAAGGTGGCCGGTGCCCGGGTCACGGCGGACGGCGACACCTTCGACATCCGCTCGCGGGCCGTCGTCAACGCCACCGGGGTGTGGACCGACGAGCTCGACGGACAGGCGGACGACGGTCACCAGCCGCGGGTCCGCCCGGCCAAGGGCGTTCACATCGTGGTCCCCTGGGACAAGGTGCGGATCAACTGCACGGTCACCGTGCCGGTCCCCGGCCGGACCCGCCGCGCGACCTGCACCCGCTGGGGCAACAGCGTCGTGCTGGGCACCACCGACGAGGACTACCAGGGCCCCCCGGACGATGTGCACTGCACCCGCGAGGAGATGAACTTCCTGCTGGAGGGCGCCAACACCGCCTTCGAGGGAAAGCTCACCGCGGACGACGTGGTCGGCTCCATCGGCGGTCTGCGCCCGCTGGTCGGCGGCAAGGAGGGCGCCACCCTCGATATGCGCCGCGACCACCACATCACCGTCGGCCGCACCGGCATGGTGACGGTGACCGGAGGCAAGCTCACCACCAGCCGGCACATGGGCGAGCTCGTCATCGACAAGGTGATGACGGTCCTCGGCCGCAGGGGGAAGAGCCGTACCGCCCACCTCCCGCTGCTCGGCGGCGCCGGTTACGACGCCGAAGCCGTCGCCGCGTCCGGTGGCCTGGCCGCGCACCTGGGCGAGCGCTTCGGCACCGAGGCCCGCTTCGTCGGCGACCTGATCCAGGACGACCCGGCGCTGGCCGAGCCGATCGTCGCGGGACTCCCGTACACCAAGGCCGAGGTCGTGTACGCGGCCCGCGCCGAACTGGCCCGCTCGGTCGACGACGTGCTCTCCCGCCGCATGCGCGCCCGGCTGTTCGCCCGGGACGCCTCCGCCGACGCCGCCGAGGCCGTCGGCGCGATCCTCGGCCGGGAACTGAACCTCACGGAGGCCGAGGCCGAGCGCTCGGTCGCCGAGTACCTCGCAGCCGTCCGCCACGAAAAGTCCGTACTCCTCGAAGGAGCAGCAGCATGA
- a CDS encoding FGGY family carbohydrate kinase, with product MTQTFPGAAPRRGVLSIDEGTTGTRAGVVLDSGAAHEVSYRSIGVSHPDDLSVEQDPMEIWTATAEVAGRAVGRAHAQGIEITAVALSTQRATAMLWDRVTGLPLLPAVVWQDRRYAHELTAYEAEWDAVLLARQGRPVGARAPFLWAARQLAGHPEVAAAYRQGRLLFGTVDTWLIWRLTGGAVHATTPTNAASTGGYLLERHAWDEEWISHLGFPLDLLPELRSDDAGFGTTDPAALGIAVPLAASMGDQHAALVALGGLAAGQGMCVYGTGAFVDAATGTTPALPRPDISGVLAQPGRRQGGISHYSLEAYTSTAGSALRWLCDDLGLFASPEELGEEAGRVPSRPGRTPRFLPALAGVRTPVWHPEATGVLTGLTLATTRADLARAVLDGIAHSVCDLIDGVADTMGTPFTRLRVGGGVSGSDPLMQTQADLTGLPLERVSDSATASLRGTAYLAGVARGLWPSLEEVVEAQPHGRFFEPAITTAERVEQRAAWCDLLIAHLDDPALLSDERTASRPHTPH from the coding sequence ATGACGCAGACGTTCCCCGGCGCCGCCCCTCGGCGCGGTGTGCTGTCCATCGACGAGGGCACCACGGGCACCAGGGCCGGAGTCGTACTCGACTCCGGCGCCGCCCACGAGGTGTCCTACCGGTCGATCGGCGTCAGCCATCCGGACGACCTCTCGGTCGAGCAGGACCCCATGGAGATCTGGACCGCCACCGCCGAGGTGGCGGGCCGGGCCGTCGGCCGGGCCCACGCGCAGGGCATCGAGATCACCGCTGTCGCGCTCTCCACCCAGCGGGCCACCGCGATGCTGTGGGACCGGGTCACCGGGCTGCCCTTGCTGCCCGCGGTGGTGTGGCAGGACCGCCGGTACGCGCATGAGCTCACCGCGTACGAAGCGGAGTGGGACGCCGTCCTGCTGGCCCGGCAGGGCCGGCCGGTCGGCGCCCGCGCACCGTTCCTCTGGGCCGCCCGGCAGCTCGCCGGGCACCCGGAGGTGGCCGCCGCGTACCGCCAGGGCCGGCTGCTCTTCGGGACCGTCGACACCTGGCTGATCTGGCGCCTCACCGGCGGCGCCGTCCACGCCACCACGCCGACCAACGCCGCGTCCACCGGTGGCTATCTGCTGGAGCGGCACGCCTGGGACGAGGAGTGGATCAGCCATCTCGGCTTCCCCCTCGACCTGCTGCCGGAACTCCGCTCCGACGACGCCGGATTCGGCACCACCGATCCGGCCGCCCTCGGGATCGCCGTCCCGCTGGCCGCCTCCATGGGCGACCAGCACGCCGCACTCGTCGCGCTCGGCGGGCTCGCCGCCGGGCAGGGCATGTGCGTGTACGGGACCGGCGCCTTCGTCGACGCGGCGACCGGCACCACGCCCGCCCTGCCCCGGCCGGACATCTCCGGGGTGCTCGCCCAGCCCGGCCGGCGGCAGGGCGGCATCAGCCACTACAGCCTGGAGGCATACACCTCCACGGCGGGTTCGGCGCTGCGCTGGCTCTGCGACGACCTGGGGCTGTTCGCATCGCCCGAGGAACTCGGCGAGGAGGCGGGCCGGGTCCCCAGCCGGCCCGGCCGCACCCCGCGTTTCCTCCCGGCCCTCGCCGGGGTCCGTACGCCGGTCTGGCACCCGGAGGCCACCGGGGTCCTCACCGGGCTCACCCTCGCCACCACCCGCGCCGATCTCGCACGCGCCGTGCTCGACGGGATCGCGCACTCGGTGTGCGATCTGATCGACGGGGTCGCCGACACCATGGGCACGCCGTTCACCCGGCTCCGGGTCGGCGGCGGAGTCTCCGGCAGCGACCCGCTCATGCAGACCCAGGCCGATCTGACCGGTCTGCCACTGGAGCGGGTCTCCGACTCCGCCACCGCCAGCCTGCGCGGCACCGCCTATCTGGCGGGTGTCGCCCGGGGGCTGTGGCCCTCGCTCGAAGAGGTCGTCGAAGCACAGCCGCACGGCCGGTTCTTCGAGCCCGCGATCACCACGGCCGAACGCGTCGAGCAGCGGGCCGCCTGGTGCGACCTGCTGATCGCCCACCTCGACGACCCCGCGCTGCTCTCCGACGAGCGCACCGCGTCCCGGCCTCACACCCCCCACTGA